A single Deinococcus aerophilus DNA region contains:
- a CDS encoding ABC transporter permease — MHSPVLEVAVRPRRRWPKPTLLIGLTLLLLLLVAALFPQLLARFSPTDFDYEAILKGPSLKHPFGTDNFGRDVFSRVVYGTRIDLQIAVFTTLFPFIFGTLLGALTGFLGRWSDAIVGRIADLVVVFPFLVLVIAIVAVLGPGLTNLYIAVSAVGWVSYWRLTRGEVLAQKGAEYAQAARVLGYSPSRVLLRHLLPNAVTPAIVYLMTDMSLGILLGASLGYLGLGAQPPTPEWGVMVADGKNFMATAWWISTFPGLALTLAGVTFSLIGDGLADALRPRA; from the coding sequence ATGCATTCCCCCGTGCTGGAGGTGGCGGTCCGGCCGCGTCGCCGCTGGCCCAAACCCACGCTGCTGATCGGGCTGACCTTGCTGCTGCTGCTGCTTGTGGCAGCGCTGTTTCCGCAGCTGTTGGCCCGCTTCAGCCCCACCGACTTCGACTACGAGGCCATCCTCAAGGGGCCTTCCCTGAAGCATCCCTTCGGGACCGACAATTTCGGGCGCGACGTATTCAGCCGCGTGGTCTACGGCACCCGCATCGACCTGCAGATCGCCGTTTTCACCACCCTGTTTCCGTTCATCTTCGGCACGCTGCTGGGGGCCCTGACCGGGTTTCTGGGCCGCTGGAGCGACGCCATCGTGGGCCGCATTGCCGATCTGGTGGTGGTCTTTCCTTTCCTGGTTCTGGTGATCGCCATCGTGGCGGTGCTCGGGCCGGGCCTGACCAACCTGTACATCGCGGTCAGCGCGGTGGGCTGGGTCAGCTACTGGCGCCTGACGCGCGGCGAGGTGCTCGCACAGAAGGGAGCCGAGTACGCGCAGGCCGCGCGGGTGCTGGGCTACAGCCCGTCGCGTGTGCTGCTGCGTCACCTGCTGCCCAACGCCGTGACCCCCGCCATCGTGTACCTGATGACCGACATGAGCCTGGGCATTCTGCTCGGGGCCTCGCTGGGCTACCTGGGCCTGGGCGCACAGCCGCCCACCCCCGAGTGGGGCGTGATGGTCGCCGACGGCAAGAACTTCATGGCGACCGCGTGGTGGATCAGCACCTTTCCGGGCCTGGCCCTGACGCTGGCGGGCGTGACCTTCAGCCTGATCGGGGACGGCCTGGCCGACGCCCTGAGGCCGCGCGCATGA
- a CDS encoding ABC transporter ATP-binding protein, which produces MTGAPLLRVRDLNVRIPTPGGELHAVRGVNFDLNPGEVLGLVGESGSGKSVTLRALLRLHRPPIVMSGEVEYGGQNLLKMSEARLRSVRGSQISMIFQEPMSALNPVLTVGEQIGENLREHTALRGRAAQDRAAELLDLTGIPSPRARLADYPHQFSGGMRQRAMIAIALASEPRLLLADEPTTALDVTIQDQILRLLLRLRDELGMGLILVTHDLGVVAQTCDRVAVMYGGRLVETAGVHELFRAPKHAYTLGLLQSLPGAGAQRQPLQPIPGGPPNLRALPPGCPFAPRCAHVTDECRAAEPPLREVAPGRLSACIHFDELPALRTELQEVHA; this is translated from the coding sequence ATGACGGGGGCTCCCTTGCTGCGGGTGCGTGACCTCAACGTCCGCATCCCCACCCCCGGCGGCGAGCTGCATGCGGTACGCGGCGTGAACTTTGATTTGAATCCCGGCGAGGTCCTAGGGCTGGTGGGCGAGTCGGGCAGCGGCAAGAGCGTGACGCTGCGCGCGCTGCTGCGGCTGCACCGCCCGCCCATCGTCATGTCCGGCGAGGTGGAGTACGGCGGCCAGAACCTGCTGAAGATGTCCGAGGCCCGCCTGCGCTCGGTGCGCGGCTCGCAGATCAGCATGATCTTTCAGGAACCGATGTCGGCCCTCAACCCGGTCTTGACGGTGGGCGAGCAGATCGGGGAGAACCTGCGCGAGCACACCGCGTTGCGGGGCCGCGCCGCGCAGGACCGGGCCGCCGAACTGCTGGACCTGACCGGCATTCCCAGCCCGCGCGCCCGCCTCGCGGATTACCCCCATCAGTTTTCCGGCGGAATGCGCCAGCGCGCCATGATCGCCATCGCGCTCGCCTCCGAGCCCAGGTTGCTGCTCGCCGACGAGCCGACCACCGCGCTGGACGTGACCATCCAGGACCAGATTCTGCGTCTGCTGCTGCGCCTGCGCGACGAGCTGGGCATGGGCCTGATTCTGGTCACGCACGATCTGGGCGTGGTGGCCCAGACCTGTGACCGGGTGGCGGTGATGTACGGCGGGCGGCTGGTCGAGACGGCGGGTGTGCATGAGCTGTTCCGGGCCCCCAAGCATGCCTACACGCTGGGACTGTTGCAGAGCCTGCCGGGGGCCGGGGCGCAGCGTCAGCCCCTGCAGCCGATTCCCGGCGGGCCGCCCAACCTGCGTGCCCTGCCGCCTGGCTGCCCGTTCGCGCCGCGCTGCGCCCACGTCACCGACGAGTGCCGCGCCGCCGAGCCTCCGCTGCGGGAAGTCGCGCCCGGACGGCTGAGCGCCTGCATTCACTTTGACGAGTTGCCCGCGCTGAGAACCGAACTGCAGGAGGTCCACGCATGA
- a CDS encoding ABC transporter ATP-binding protein, with protein MTAEPLMEIRGLTKTFPVRQGLIARWRGQPRRAVQALTDVELSVRRGETLGIVGESGCGKSTLARTLVRLYAADRGSVRYGGQDVLALRGPELRAYHRRVQMIFQDPYSSLNPRMTVGQVLREALSVHHMRPAAEQPARVSELLTLVGLPPDAANKLPHEFSGGQRQRIGIARALALEPECLIADELVSALDVSVQAQVVNLLLELQEQLHLTVLFVAHDLRLVRHLSHRVAVMYLGRVVEVADTETMFTAPRHPYTQALLAAAPTLDPGHRTQAPAISGELPSPLNVPSGCAFRTRCAHAFDRCAVERPPLLTLSGGQEVACHLYDGVPAAPVMVGG; from the coding sequence ATGACCGCTGAGCCGCTGATGGAAATTCGTGGCCTCACCAAGACCTTTCCGGTGCGCCAGGGCCTGATCGCGCGCTGGCGGGGGCAGCCGCGGCGCGCCGTGCAGGCCCTGACCGACGTGGAACTCAGCGTGCGCCGGGGCGAGACGCTGGGCATCGTGGGGGAGAGCGGCTGCGGCAAGTCCACGCTGGCGCGCACCCTGGTCCGGCTGTACGCCGCCGACCGGGGCAGCGTGCGCTACGGCGGGCAGGACGTGCTGGCGCTGCGCGGCCCCGAACTGCGGGCCTACCACCGCCGGGTGCAGATGATCTTTCAGGACCCGTATTCCAGCCTCAACCCACGCATGACGGTGGGGCAGGTGCTGCGCGAGGCGCTGAGCGTGCACCACATGCGCCCGGCGGCCGAGCAACCCGCGCGCGTGAGCGAGCTGCTGACGCTGGTGGGTCTGCCGCCCGACGCCGCGAACAAGCTGCCCCACGAGTTCAGCGGCGGCCAGCGCCAGCGCATCGGCATCGCGCGGGCGCTGGCGCTGGAACCCGAGTGCCTGATCGCCGATGAACTCGTCTCGGCGCTGGACGTGTCGGTGCAGGCGCAGGTCGTGAACCTGCTGCTGGAACTGCAGGAGCAGCTGCACCTGACCGTGCTGTTCGTGGCCCACGACCTGCGGCTGGTGCGCCACCTCTCACACCGGGTTGCCGTGATGTACCTGGGCCGGGTGGTCGAGGTGGCCGACACCGAGACGATGTTCACCGCGCCGCGCCACCCCTATACCCAGGCCCTGCTCGCCGCCGCACCGACCCTGGACCCCGGGCACCGCACGCAGGCCCCGGCCATCAGCGGCGAGTTGCCCAGTCCGCTGAACGTGCCCAGCGGCTGCGCCTTTCGCACCCGCTGCGCGCACGCCTTCGACCGTTGCGCCGTGGAGCGGCCGCCGCTGCTGACCCTGAGCGGGGGTCAGGAGGTGGCTTGCCATCTTTATGACGGCGTTCCGGCGGCGCCCGTTATGGTAGGGGGGTGA
- a CDS encoding GntR family transcriptional regulator, which yields MKTTVLDAASSPLPEARSWLLSVDRTLGVSVGAQLRGQLEYGIACGDIPRGERLPSVRELSQELGVAHVTVAQVYKELVALGLIVTARGRGTFVADAPRRAAGPDPARLTRLLEGVLAQAEREGYSQRQISEAVGALLARSPQPAPQGVGVLLVGLFVDATRSYAADVQAALTPADRVQTVTLGELRAGRGQRGVEGADVVLALAHRLAETRELLPGREVIPVGFIPSQRTRATLAALSPLIRLGVVATFEEFLPTFLAGVKRFAPHVSAMQATHLNADNLSAVLNSCDVALYATGSESVRQLMPDKPAFEYRHIIDPRDIEELVLPAVTAHRSAHAVTKDTP from the coding sequence GTGAAAACCACCGTGCTGGACGCTGCATCTTCCCCTTTACCAGAGGCCCGATCCTGGCTGCTGAGCGTGGACCGGACGCTGGGGGTGAGTGTGGGAGCGCAGCTGCGCGGGCAGCTGGAATACGGCATTGCCTGCGGGGACATTCCCCGGGGAGAACGGCTGCCCAGCGTCCGCGAGCTGTCCCAGGAACTCGGCGTCGCGCACGTGACGGTGGCGCAGGTGTACAAGGAACTGGTGGCCCTGGGCCTGATCGTCACGGCGCGCGGGCGCGGCACCTTCGTGGCAGATGCGCCGCGCCGCGCCGCCGGCCCGGATCCGGCCCGCCTGACCCGCCTGCTCGAGGGCGTGCTCGCCCAGGCCGAACGCGAGGGCTACAGCCAGCGCCAGATCAGCGAGGCGGTAGGCGCGTTGCTGGCCCGCAGCCCGCAGCCCGCGCCGCAGGGCGTGGGGGTGTTGCTTGTGGGCCTGTTCGTGGACGCCACGCGCAGCTACGCGGCCGACGTGCAGGCCGCCCTGACGCCCGCCGACCGGGTCCAGACCGTCACGCTGGGCGAACTGCGCGCGGGCCGGGGACAGCGCGGGGTGGAGGGGGCCGACGTGGTGCTCGCGCTGGCCCACCGCCTCGCGGAGACCCGCGAACTGCTGCCGGGCCGCGAGGTCATACCGGTGGGCTTTATTCCCTCGCAGCGCACCCGCGCGACGCTGGCGGCCCTGAGTCCGCTGATCCGGCTGGGCGTGGTGGCCACCTTCGAGGAATTCCTGCCCACCTTCCTGGCCGGGGTCAAACGCTTTGCCCCGCACGTCTCGGCCATGCAGGCCACCCACCTGAACGCCGACAACCTGTCGGCCGTGCTCAACAGCTGTGACGTGGCCCTGTACGCCACCGGCTCGGAGTCGGTCCGGCAGCTGATGCCCGACAAGCCCGCTTTCGAGTACCGCCACATCATCGACCCGCGCGACATCGAGGAACTGGTGCTGCCCGCCGTCACCGCCCACCGCTCGGCCCACGCCGTCACAAAGGACACCCCATGA
- a CDS encoding creatininase family protein: MTAIETMNWMQVEEYLQTDDRCVLPLGSTEQHAYLSLCVDNILPARLSHEAAAPLGIPVFPVLPYGITPYFRGYPGSVTLRVQTYLSVVRDLLDGLHEQGFRRILIVNGHGGNTPAQGFAGEWMADHPGARVKFHNWWNAPQVWKKVQATDANASHASWMENFPWTRLEGVTLPEEEKAALDLNRLRLLGPQELRGYLGEGNYGGKFQRPDEDMHAIWDVAVAETRALLESGWGE; this comes from the coding sequence ATGACTGCCATCGAAACCATGAACTGGATGCAGGTCGAAGAGTACCTGCAGACCGACGACCGCTGCGTTCTGCCGCTGGGCAGCACCGAGCAGCACGCTTATCTCAGCCTGTGCGTGGACAACATTCTGCCCGCACGCCTGTCGCACGAAGCGGCCGCTCCGCTGGGCATCCCCGTGTTTCCGGTGCTGCCCTACGGCATCACGCCGTATTTCCGGGGTTATCCCGGCAGCGTCACCCTGCGGGTGCAGACCTACCTCTCGGTGGTGCGCGACCTTCTGGACGGCCTGCACGAGCAGGGCTTCCGGCGCATCCTGATCGTCAACGGGCACGGCGGCAACACCCCGGCGCAGGGCTTTGCGGGCGAGTGGATGGCCGATCATCCCGGCGCGCGGGTCAAGTTCCACAACTGGTGGAATGCCCCGCAAGTATGGAAAAAGGTGCAGGCCACCGACGCCAACGCCAGCCACGCCTCTTGGATGGAGAACTTTCCCTGGACCCGCTTGGAGGGCGTGACGCTGCCCGAGGAGGAGAAGGCCGCGCTGGACCTGAACCGGCTGCGCCTGCTGGGGCCGCAGGAACTGCGCGGCTATCTGGGGGAGGGCAACTACGGCGGAAAATTCCAGCGCCCCGACGAGGACATGCACGCCATCTGGGATGTGGCGGTGGCCGAGACCCGCGCGCTGCTGGAAAGCGGGTGGGGGGAGTGA
- a CDS encoding ketopantoate reductase family protein, with the protein MTAQEGSQRLLVWGAGAIGGTIGAYLARAGQEVTFVDVAADHVAAIRERGLTITGPFGDFSVSAPAFTPDELRGQWDTALLCTKAQHTAAAAQALAPHLGPDGMVVSVQNGLNPLIINETIPAGRVLGSFVNFGADYLEPGVVHYGGRGAVVVGEQDGQITERARRLHALFQIFDDHAILSPNVWGYLWSKLGYGALLFATAVTHDSIADALNRPEDRALYTELGREVMRVALAHGVTPEAFNGFDPAAFLPGASDAAAHASLDEMVAFNRRSAKTHSGIWRDLAVRKRRTEVDAQLGWVVHFGAVHGVPTPLTTHLVALIHGIEEGTRELSRDNLTELRGLLLPERA; encoded by the coding sequence GTGACCGCGCAGGAGGGGTCCCAACGCCTGCTCGTGTGGGGAGCGGGGGCCATCGGCGGAACCATCGGAGCGTATCTGGCCCGCGCCGGGCAGGAGGTGACCTTTGTGGACGTGGCCGCCGATCACGTCGCGGCCATCCGTGAGCGGGGGCTGACGATCACCGGCCCGTTTGGAGACTTCAGCGTCTCGGCGCCCGCCTTCACCCCCGATGAATTGCGGGGGCAGTGGGACACCGCCCTGCTGTGTACCAAGGCGCAGCACACGGCGGCGGCGGCCCAGGCCCTCGCGCCCCACCTGGGTCCGGACGGCATGGTCGTCTCGGTGCAGAACGGTCTGAATCCGCTGATCATCAACGAGACCATTCCGGCCGGGCGCGTGCTGGGCAGCTTCGTCAATTTCGGCGCGGATTATCTGGAACCCGGCGTGGTCCATTACGGCGGTCGCGGCGCGGTGGTGGTCGGAGAGCAGGACGGACAGATCACCGAGCGCGCCCGGCGGCTGCACGCCCTGTTCCAGATCTTCGACGACCACGCCATCCTCAGCCCAAACGTCTGGGGCTACCTGTGGAGCAAGCTGGGGTACGGCGCGCTGCTGTTTGCCACTGCGGTCACCCACGACAGCATTGCCGACGCCCTGAACCGCCCCGAGGACCGCGCCCTGTACACCGAACTGGGCCGCGAGGTCATGCGGGTGGCGCTCGCGCACGGAGTCACGCCCGAGGCCTTCAACGGCTTTGATCCGGCGGCCTTTTTGCCCGGGGCCAGCGACGCGGCGGCGCACGCCAGTCTGGACGAGATGGTCGCGTTCAACCGCCGCAGCGCCAAGACCCACAGCGGCATCTGGCGTGACCTGGCCGTGCGCAAGCGCCGCACCGAGGTGGACGCGCAGCTGGGCTGGGTGGTGCATTTCGGTGCGGTGCATGGGGTTCCCACCCCGCTGACCACCCATCTGGTCGCCCTGATTCATGGGATCGAGGAAGGGACCCGCGAGCTGAGCCGCGACAACCTGACCGAGCTGCGGGGCTTGCTGTTGCCGGAGCGGGCATGA
- a CDS encoding SDR family NAD(P)-dependent oxidoreductase, translated as MTRPQRFTGQTVVVTGAAHGFGRTIAHAFAAEGAHVWACDVNLSGLNETARLAQENGRTVQTRTVDVGDGAAVAAFVAEVTGATGCVDVLVNNAGGVLGQVGRPIEEISPEDWRAIFQVNVDGAFFFAQAVAPHMKARQRGRIINISSGAGLGISLTGIQAYASAKAAQIGLTRQLAHELGAWGITVNNVAPGFVRSNPTTERQWESYGGEGQRKLVQGIALKRLGTPEDIAHAVLFFASEEAGWISGQVLSVDGGK; from the coding sequence ATGACGCGGCCGCAGCGCTTCACGGGCCAGACGGTGGTGGTCACCGGGGCCGCCCACGGCTTTGGCCGCACCATCGCCCATGCTTTTGCGGCCGAGGGCGCGCACGTGTGGGCCTGCGACGTGAACCTGTCCGGGCTGAATGAAACGGCCCGGCTGGCCCAGGAGAATGGCCGGACGGTCCAGACCCGGACGGTGGACGTCGGGGACGGCGCGGCGGTGGCTGCCTTCGTGGCCGAGGTGACTGGGGCGACGGGCTGCGTGGACGTGCTGGTCAACAATGCGGGGGGCGTGCTCGGTCAGGTGGGGCGGCCCATCGAGGAGATCAGCCCGGAGGACTGGCGGGCCATCTTCCAGGTGAATGTGGACGGGGCCTTCTTCTTCGCGCAGGCCGTCGCCCCGCACATGAAGGCCCGGCAACGGGGGCGCATCATCAACATCTCCAGCGGCGCGGGCCTGGGCATCAGCCTGACCGGCATCCAGGCGTATGCCAGCGCCAAGGCCGCCCAGATCGGCCTGACCCGTCAGCTGGCCCACGAGCTGGGCGCATGGGGCATCACCGTGAACAACGTGGCCCCCGGCTTCGTGCGCAGCAACCCCACCACCGAGCGCCAGTGGGAGAGCTACGGTGGGGAAGGTCAGCGCAAGCTCGTGCAGGGCATCGCCCTCAAACGGCTGGGCACGCCCGAGGACATCGCGCACGCCGTGCTGTTTTTCGCCTCCGAGGAGGCCGGCTGGATCAGCGGTCAGGTGCTGAGCGTGGACGGCGGCAAATGA
- a CDS encoding dipeptidase, protein MSGGLHDVLALLQERSAASLAELVDFASIPSVSAQPDHRADMARAAGWLEQRLRRAGLNTVEQWPTAGHAAVYAEHLEAGEDAPTVLVYGHYDVQPPDPLDRWKTPPFTPTVVGDRIYGRGVSDDKGPLLLTVQVVDAYLTATGTLPINLKFLFEGEEEVGSAHLDALVAEHAERLGADFVLSADGGMWSAEIPSLTVSARGLAALELTVRGPAKDLHSGRHGGSVHNPLHALATLVAGLHDDSGRVTVPGFYDGVSDLTLEQRGDLRELPFEDAAYLTQTGAPALYGEAGYSTLERQWHRPTLEINGMWGGYTGDGSKTVLPSEAHAKITCRLVPGQEPGRIVELVQAHLQATLPPGVTLDLRPSEHGARAYRLPGDHPGAVVARRVLEDLYGRPPLDVGMGGSIPVLETFQRVLGLDTVFFSFAVGDEDIHAPNEFFRVPRLYEGQRAWAQFWHALGHRGDHE, encoded by the coding sequence ATGAGCGGCGGCCTTCACGACGTCCTCGCGCTGCTTCAGGAGCGCTCGGCGGCCTCTCTCGCCGAGTTGGTGGACTTCGCTTCCATTCCCAGCGTCAGCGCCCAGCCGGACCACCGCGCGGACATGGCCCGCGCCGCCGGTTGGCTGGAGCAGCGGCTGCGCCGCGCCGGCCTGAATACGGTCGAGCAGTGGCCCACCGCCGGGCACGCCGCCGTCTATGCGGAGCATCTGGAGGCGGGTGAGGACGCCCCGACCGTCCTTGTCTACGGACACTATGACGTGCAGCCTCCCGATCCGCTGGACCGCTGGAAGACCCCGCCCTTCACGCCCACCGTCGTCGGTGACCGCATCTATGGCCGTGGCGTCAGCGACGACAAGGGACCGCTGCTGCTCACCGTGCAGGTGGTGGACGCCTACCTCACGGCCACCGGGACGCTGCCCATCAACCTCAAATTCCTTTTCGAGGGCGAGGAGGAGGTCGGCAGCGCCCACCTGGACGCGCTGGTCGCGGAACACGCCGAGCGGTTGGGGGCCGATTTCGTCCTGAGCGCCGACGGCGGCATGTGGAGCGCCGAGATACCCTCGCTGACGGTCAGCGCGCGGGGGCTGGCGGCGCTGGAACTCACCGTGCGCGGCCCGGCCAAGGACCTGCACTCCGGGCGGCACGGTGGCAGCGTGCACAATCCGCTGCACGCGCTGGCGACGCTGGTTGCCGGGCTGCACGACGATTCGGGCCGGGTAACGGTGCCCGGTTTCTACGACGGCGTTTCTGATCTGACGCTGGAGCAGCGCGGGGACCTGCGGGAGCTTCCGTTCGAGGACGCCGCCTACCTGACCCAGACCGGAGCGCCCGCTCTCTACGGGGAGGCCGGGTACTCCACGCTGGAGCGTCAGTGGCACCGGCCCACGCTGGAGATCAACGGAATGTGGGGGGGCTACACCGGCGACGGCAGCAAGACCGTGCTGCCCTCCGAGGCCCACGCCAAGATCACCTGCCGTCTGGTGCCGGGGCAGGAGCCGGGGCGCATCGTGGAACTGGTCCAGGCGCACCTGCAGGCCACCCTGCCGCCCGGCGTGACCCTGGACCTGCGGCCCAGCGAACACGGTGCGCGGGCCTACCGCCTGCCCGGGGATCATCCCGGCGCGGTGGTGGCCCGCCGGGTGCTGGAGGACCTGTACGGCAGGCCACCGCTGGACGTGGGCATGGGCGGCAGCATTCCCGTGCTGGAAACCTTTCAGCGCGTGCTGGGCCTGGACACCGTGTTTTTCAGCTTTGCGGTGGGCGACGAGGACATCCACGCCCCCAACGAATTCTTCCGCGTGCCCCGGCTGTACGAGGGCCAGCGGGCCTGGGCGCAGTTCTGGCACGCGCTGGGCCACAGAGGTGACCATGAATGA
- a CDS encoding carboxypeptidase M32, with protein sequence MNEFQRRSAELNDLLCILNVLNWDARTQMPAGSSAARAQQMATLSALAQERLLDPAYEAAAREVGPEDRAARQALDAVSALRRVPPELTRELAALKGEAQDVWARARAASDFDMFAPLLTRMVELNRQLAGALGYEDYPYDALLNMYEPGLTVSTLRPLFDRLREHHVPLLRAIQARPQPRTDFLHAHYPAAQQRRLSLALAQEFGYDTRRGRLNESAHPFEISFTRSDVRITTRFQEHFLPGALFGTLHETGHALYEQGVSPDLVRTALTSDLLGLYAVAGASYGTHESQSRLWENRIGRSRAFWDLHHPQLQAAFPEQLAGVDAATFHRAVNTVQASLIRVEADELTYDLHIMLRVELERALIGGELEVRDLPEAWNARIKADLGLDVPDDARGVLQDIHWSAGMFGSFPTYTIGNVMASQFYAAATRQVPDLEGTLARGDYAPLRGWLTEHIYQHGRTYTPHELLERTTGHGLDPQPYLDYLSGKFTELYGLDHPTVGRKEQTA encoded by the coding sequence ATGAATGAATTTCAGCGCCGTTCGGCGGAGCTCAATGACCTGCTGTGCATCCTGAACGTCCTGAACTGGGACGCCCGCACCCAGATGCCCGCCGGGAGCAGCGCCGCGCGGGCGCAGCAGATGGCGACCCTCAGCGCGCTGGCCCAGGAAAGGCTGCTGGACCCGGCCTACGAGGCGGCGGCCCGGGAGGTTGGTCCGGAAGACCGCGCCGCCCGGCAGGCCTTGGACGCCGTCTCGGCCCTCCGGCGGGTGCCGCCGGAGCTGACCCGTGAACTCGCCGCTCTGAAGGGCGAGGCGCAGGACGTCTGGGCGCGGGCCAGGGCGGCCAGTGACTTCGACATGTTCGCGCCGCTGCTCACCCGGATGGTGGAGCTCAACCGTCAGCTCGCCGGAGCACTGGGCTACGAGGACTACCCCTACGACGCCCTGCTGAACATGTACGAACCGGGGCTGACCGTGTCCACCCTGCGGCCCCTGTTTGACCGGTTGCGCGAACACCATGTGCCCCTGCTGCGGGCCATCCAGGCCCGGCCCCAGCCGCGCACCGATTTTCTGCACGCCCACTATCCGGCGGCGCAGCAGAGGCGCCTCTCGCTGGCCCTGGCGCAGGAATTCGGCTATGACACGCGGCGCGGCCGCCTCAACGAATCGGCCCATCCCTTCGAGATCAGCTTCACCCGCAGCGACGTGCGCATCACCACCCGTTTTCAGGAGCACTTCCTGCCCGGTGCGCTGTTCGGCACGCTGCACGAGACCGGGCACGCCCTGTACGAGCAGGGGGTCAGCCCGGACCTCGTCCGCACGGCGCTGACCAGCGACCTGCTCGGCCTGTACGCGGTGGCCGGGGCGAGCTACGGCACCCACGAAAGCCAGTCGCGGTTGTGGGAAAACCGCATCGGGCGCTCGCGGGCCTTCTGGGACCTGCACCACCCGCAGCTGCAGGCGGCCTTCCCGGAGCAGCTCGCGGGGGTGGACGCCGCCACCTTCCACCGCGCCGTGAACACCGTTCAGGCCAGCCTGATCCGGGTGGAGGCCGACGAGCTCACCTACGACCTGCACATCATGCTGCGGGTGGAACTGGAACGGGCGCTGATCGGGGGAGAACTGGAGGTGCGGGACCTGCCCGAAGCGTGGAACGCCCGCATCAAGGCGGACCTCGGCCTGGACGTGCCCGACGACGCCCGGGGAGTGCTGCAGGACATTCACTGGTCGGCGGGGATGTTCGGCTCGTTTCCCACCTACACCATCGGGAATGTGATGGCCTCGCAGTTCTACGCGGCGGCCACGCGGCAGGTGCCCGATCTGGAAGGCACGCTCGCCCGCGGGGACTACGCGCCCCTGCGCGGCTGGCTGACCGAACACATCTATCAGCATGGCCGCACCTACACGCCCCACGAACTGCTGGAGCGCACCACCGGACACGGCCTGGACCCACAGCCGTATCTGGACTATCTCAGCGGCAAATTCACCGAGCTGTATGGCCTGGACCACCCCACCGTGGGCAGGAAGGAGCAGACCGCATGA
- a CDS encoding SDR family NAD(P)-dependent oxidoreductase, giving the protein MTQQNGKLTGKVALITGASSGIGEATALALAQEGAAVALVARRRERLEELAQKIGEMGGQSAVIVSDLAQGGQAATVVQQTLTALGRLDIVVNNAGIMLLGPVAGGDPSDLQRMMDLNVTALMHLSQAALEVMKPQKSGHIVNISSVSGRGASPLSAGYSASKWAVGGFSEGLRQEAKQDRIRVTVIEPGVVATELTDHITHTQTKDMYEGRIKDMVPLESEDIAAAVLYAVTQPERVNVNELLIRPLDQG; this is encoded by the coding sequence ATGACCCAGCAAAACGGCAAGTTGACCGGCAAAGTCGCCCTGATCACCGGCGCGTCCAGCGGCATCGGGGAAGCCACCGCACTGGCCCTCGCGCAGGAGGGGGCCGCCGTTGCCCTGGTTGCCCGGCGCCGGGAGCGCCTCGAAGAGCTGGCCCAGAAGATCGGCGAGATGGGCGGGCAGTCAGCCGTGATCGTCTCGGATCTGGCGCAGGGCGGGCAGGCGGCCACGGTCGTCCAGCAGACCCTCACGGCGCTGGGCCGCCTGGACATCGTGGTGAACAACGCGGGCATCATGCTCCTCGGGCCGGTGGCCGGGGGCGACCCCAGCGATCTGCAGCGCATGATGGACCTGAACGTCACGGCGCTGATGCATCTCTCGCAGGCGGCGCTGGAAGTCATGAAGCCCCAAAAAAGCGGGCACATCGTCAACATCTCCTCGGTGTCGGGCCGCGGGGCCAGTCCCCTGAGCGCCGGGTACAGCGCCAGCAAGTGGGCGGTGGGCGGCTTCAGCGAGGGGCTGCGCCAGGAAGCGAAGCAGGACCGCATCCGCGTGACCGTCATTGAGCCCGGAGTGGTCGCCACCGAACTCACCGACCACATCACCCACACGCAGACCAAGGACATGTACGAGGGCCGCATCAAGGACATGGTGCCCCTGGAATCCGAGGACATCGCCGCCGCCGTGTTGTACGCCGTGACCCAGCCGGAGCGGGTGAACGTCAATGAGTTGCTGATCCGTCCGCTGGATCAGGGCTGA